In Anaerolineales bacterium, a genomic segment contains:
- a CDS encoding D-2-hydroxyacid dehydrogenase, protein MLILTDLSEEVIAQLKALSPRLIVTKKVVGAAAEIDSERWAETDILYTTTILPEPEAAPRLRWIQSHFAGVDALMGQPFFTARPDVTLTTTSGIHASSMAEFTFALILAFARKLPTMVALQKQAAWTADRFEHLMPIELRGATLGILGYGSIGRGIARLAAAFGMSILATKRDVKHTTPANTYEEPTIGNGDMPYVDRLYPPEATRSMLSLCDFIVVALPLTPETRGVVNAEMFAAMKRSAIFINVARGGIVDEAALIAALQNGQIAGAGLDVFAQEPLPPRSPLWAMDNVIVSPHVSGNYAGYGAKAGAVFVENMRRYLNKSELLNQVDVAKGY, encoded by the coding sequence GTGCTGATCCTGACCGACCTCAGCGAGGAGGTGATCGCCCAACTGAAAGCGCTCTCGCCGCGCCTCATCGTGACGAAAAAGGTTGTTGGGGCAGCGGCGGAAATTGACTCTGAACGGTGGGCAGAGACGGATATTCTCTACACGACGACAATTCTTCCCGAACCGGAAGCCGCCCCGCGCCTGCGCTGGATTCAATCGCACTTTGCTGGCGTCGATGCGCTCATGGGGCAGCCCTTCTTCACCGCCCGCCCCGATGTGACATTGACCACCACCAGCGGGATTCATGCCTCCTCGATGGCAGAATTCACCTTCGCCCTCATCCTCGCCTTTGCTCGCAAACTGCCAACGATGGTGGCACTTCAAAAGCAAGCGGCGTGGACGGCGGATCGCTTTGAACACCTGATGCCCATCGAACTACGCGGGGCAACGCTTGGCATTTTGGGTTATGGCAGCATCGGACGGGGTATTGCCCGCCTTGCCGCCGCTTTTGGGATGAGCATCCTCGCCACGAAACGCGATGTGAAACACACCACCCCCGCAAATACCTATGAAGAACCGACCATTGGCAACGGCGATATGCCCTATGTGGATCGCCTCTATCCGCCGGAAGCGACGCGCTCGATGCTCTCCCTGTGCGATTTTATCGTTGTCGCCCTCCCCCTTACGCCAGAGACACGCGGCGTGGTGAACGCCGAGATGTTCGCCGCCATGAAGCGCAGCGCAATTTTTATCAATGTAGCACGCGGTGGCATTGTTGATGAGGCGGCGCTGATTGCGGCGCTGCAAAACGGGCAGATTGCTGGCGCGGGCTTGGATGTTTTTGCCCAAGAGCCGCTTCCCCCACGAAGCCCCCTATGGGCGATGGACAATGTGATTGTCAGCCCTCATGTGTCGGGGAATTACGCCGGTTATGGGGCAAAGGCAGGCGCTGTGTTTGTGGAGAATATGCGCCGCTACCTGAACAAAAGTGAATTGCTCAATCAGGTCGATGTGGCAAAGGGGTATTAG
- the pfkA gene encoding 6-phosphofructokinase, producing MKRIAVMTSGGDAPGMNAAIRAVVRAASAKGLEVFGIRQAYTGLLAGDFERLTNREVSGILQRGGTILQTARNDEFRTPRGQQRGLRRLNEQGIEGLVCIGGDGSLRGAMALHSLGVKVVGIPGSIDNDIWGTNMSIGVDTALNTILDAIDRLRDTATSHERAFLIEVMGRNCGYLALIGGMIGGAELTVIPEQAMSLEEIAKRLEDAYLRGKNHAIAVIAEGSQPGINEISKFLEEHKVGFEVRLTILGHTQRGGSPTAFDRLLASRMGIKAVELMTEGQSGVMVGLDGRHIVPVPLEDVTTKHRAVNLDYYEMAEILSR from the coding sequence ATGAAACGTATCGCGGTGATGACGAGCGGCGGCGACGCACCGGGGATGAATGCAGCGATTCGGGCGGTTGTTCGTGCTGCATCAGCAAAAGGGCTGGAAGTCTTTGGCATTCGCCAAGCCTATACAGGCTTGTTGGCGGGTGACTTTGAACGCCTGACGAACCGCGAAGTGAGCGGTATTCTGCAACGCGGGGGGACGATTTTGCAAACTGCCCGCAATGACGAATTTCGTACCCCACGTGGGCAGCAGCGGGGACTGCGCCGCCTCAACGAACAGGGCATTGAAGGCTTGGTCTGCATTGGCGGCGATGGCAGCCTGCGCGGGGCAATGGCGCTGCACAGTTTGGGGGTGAAGGTCGTCGGCATACCGGGCAGCATTGATAACGACATTTGGGGAACGAACATGAGCATCGGCGTCGATACGGCGCTGAACACCATCCTTGATGCCATTGACCGCCTGCGCGACACCGCGACCAGCCACGAACGCGCATTCCTCATTGAGGTCATGGGGCGCAACTGCGGCTATCTCGCCCTGATTGGTGGGATGATCGGTGGGGCAGAACTAACGGTGATCCCCGAACAGGCGATGAGTCTGGAAGAAATTGCCAAGCGGCTTGAGGATGCCTATTTGCGGGGGAAAAATCACGCCATTGCTGTGATCGCGGAAGGATCGCAGCCGGGGATCAATGAAATCTCCAAGTTTTTGGAGGAACACAAGGTCGGCTTTGAGGTGCGGCTGACAATCTTGGGGCATACGCAGCGGGGAGGCAGCCCTACCGCCTTTGATCGTCTGCTTGCCTCGCGGATGGGAATCAAGGCGGTGGAATTGATGACGGAAGGGCAGAGCGGGGTCATGGTCGGCTTGGACGGGCGGCATATCGTCCCTGTGCCGTTGGAAGATGTGACGACGAAGCACCGCGCCGTGAACCTTGATTATTATGAGATGGCGGAGATTCTGTCGCGGTAG
- a CDS encoding pilus assembly protein codes for MRRLWRRFVEMLDGQPTLQTRSAPREKRRRGVRGQSLIELALTTPILFAMIVSLAEIGFVANNYLIIMDLVRESGRRGATLNPTLWDGAAETRNYNRLDCDQDNIRFDILPGAQNRQVARGKTILDAYGYTTRTPDKDFGYFDWTICQALLTMEPLEFEDMTNWGAGGTTEPTRNATHFSKNDVVVSAIAYSKMDYTSIGGFTPSGGSRGSSVPTNNLWITVTGRWPLENRYCFTAGLGGDVRDPFDYKRADFYTAWTDGPPADEHEINGTAGTPLALLTASQGIRGFVFTGNVLNDDGCRGSRFTVQAIEERLNREFSRDLLTGKVRNGGLVLVEFHWQHHPVIFGPIFQGFTGTAVNDPMLYIYGIFPAIGAEPTATPQ; via the coding sequence ATGCGACGATTATGGCGTAGATTCGTCGAGATGTTGGACGGACAGCCCACCCTTCAGACTCGTTCCGCCCCACGCGAAAAGCGGCGGCGCGGCGTGCGCGGGCAAAGCCTTATCGAATTGGCGCTCACCACACCGATTCTCTTTGCCATGATTGTCAGTCTTGCCGAGATCGGTTTTGTTGCCAACAACTACTTAATCATTATGGACTTGGTGCGCGAGTCTGGGCGGCGGGGCGCAACGCTGAACCCCACCCTTTGGGACGGTGCAGCCGAAACGCGCAACTATAACCGCCTTGATTGCGACCAAGACAACATTCGTTTTGACATTCTGCCAGGGGCGCAGAACCGCCAAGTTGCACGTGGCAAGACGATCCTTGATGCTTATGGCTATACGACGCGCACTCCCGATAAAGACTTCGGCTACTTTGACTGGACGATTTGTCAGGCGCTGCTGACCATGGAGCCGCTCGAATTTGAGGATATGACCAATTGGGGCGCTGGTGGCACAACCGAACCCACTCGCAATGCGACCCATTTCAGCAAAAACGATGTCGTCGTCTCCGCTATTGCCTATAGCAAAATGGATTACACGAGTATCGGTGGCTTTACCCCTAGCGGTGGCAGTCGGGGCTCTTCTGTCCCCACAAATAACCTATGGATCACCGTCACCGGGCGGTGGCCCCTTGAAAACCGCTACTGCTTCACTGCCGGATTGGGCGGCGATGTACGCGATCCCTTCGATTACAAACGCGCCGATTTCTATACCGCATGGACGGACGGCCCCCCCGCTGACGAACACGAGATCAACGGCACAGCCGGAACACCCCTTGCCCTTCTCACGGCAAGTCAGGGCATACGCGGCTTCGTCTTTACAGGCAACGTCCTCAACGATGATGGCTGTCGCGGTTCGCGCTTCACCGTCCAAGCGATTGAAGAACGCCTGAACCGCGAATTTTCCAGAGATTTGCTCACGGGGAAAGTTCGCAATGGGGGGCTGGTCTTGGTTGAATTCCACTGGCAGCACCACCCAGTCATTTTTGGACCGATCTTTCAAGGGTTCACTGGCACCGCCGTTAATGACCCAATGCTTTACATTTACGGCATTTTTCCCGCCATTGGCGCTGAGCCAACGGCAACACCCCAGTAA
- a CDS encoding pilus assembly protein, giving the protein MSFLRLQRQLSTLPASPPPERARRGQTLIEFALTLPILLMLIWGIIEFGRIFQAWVTIQNAARTAARYAVTGQYNQTIFQETFNPWTPDSAGGYADGKVPSLPVDYATNYPAGQKPGDGVPCNVTDARGGFVPTGYNLNGDILRFPGPNGGGVTLDDEYYFASRYNGINCDLNIDEHKWLRWDVLRLVSMTEEARRGAGGLALAPWMRIPGTGINTEPYRDATTIRDASHRPGWFHVYVCSSRPPLTDQSINRRYKYARDYVTNAANKDTYAFDAEGIRLCTINEKVRFGGADMNAVDPSYATDADRLGVNQYDAGGPGDFVEVVVYFNHPLVTPLGLGRNDGSGPYVLLQARRVMINESFRTARVLELPVQGFATYAATVPGGGGDPGPRSPTPIPSETPVPSRTPLPTSTNLPTSTPSPVCTSISVEGGASGIVLEGQYAKVTFRNLNFAPVLISQVDVNWWVKSPYTSIYPGEMRITGQGTAHWTYDGVSPAPTTPTTFNNSSVGWINGIAPTYLNRAVAGANGDPGGVTTTWQMRMVNGPADLTTHYSPASVLGRITFRLDLGGGTTCDITVGDVPPPPETPTPVVCTDSLLYSLSFVAFQSFGVVRYQFRNNDTVPRAITSFNFNWKSYFSGMNLARIAAKGSSAFSPDTVVMWQASPGDSSPPTASDRTQTEWGSSPIFAPGESGAIWLDFDGTNGNLQAENPSQAFVSDFNGSYVQLSDSSTCRVSLPDAATPIGTATYTLTPSRTPTLTPSLTPSRTLTLTPSLTRTPSLTPSRTLTLTPSLTPSRTITLTPSRTFTPTQTLTPSRTPTITPSRTITITITPSLTRTITLTPSRTLTRTPSLTPSRTLTLTPSLTPSRTLTLTPSRTPSRTITLTPSRTPSRTPSRTPSLTPSPSLTSSRTPTLTPSLTPSRTLTPSPTLSRTPSRTPSLTPSRTPSLTPSPTPTVASSPTLPNEANLGITKTPNRAGSPPEYDPAEAAVYTIVVTNAGPAAVTGATVSDLFTGGNVPLTQTWSCTTTGGATCASGVRTGNLADTVNIPVGGTITYTLTVTFRPGDVNKTFANTATVTPPGGITDPNMANNSVSRSVKVVSSCGVDC; this is encoded by the coding sequence ATGTCATTCCTGAGGCTACAGAGGCAGTTAAGCACACTGCCCGCCAGTCCTCCGCCAGAACGCGCAAGGCGGGGTCAGACGCTCATTGAGTTTGCGCTCACCCTCCCAATCTTGTTGATGCTCATCTGGGGCATCATTGAGTTTGGGCGGATTTTTCAGGCTTGGGTAACCATCCAAAACGCGGCGCGTACAGCGGCGCGTTATGCCGTTACTGGGCAGTATAACCAAACCATTTTTCAAGAGACGTTCAACCCCTGGACGCCCGACTCGGCGGGCGGCTATGCCGATGGGAAAGTCCCCTCACTCCCCGTCGATTACGCGACGAACTACCCCGCCGGACAAAAACCTGGCGATGGTGTTCCCTGTAATGTGACCGACGCACGCGGTGGATTTGTCCCGACGGGCTACAACCTGAACGGGGACATCCTTCGCTTCCCCGGTCCGAACGGCGGCGGGGTCACCCTTGATGATGAGTATTACTTTGCCTCCCGTTATAACGGGATCAACTGCGATCTCAACATTGACGAACACAAATGGCTGCGGTGGGACGTGCTGCGCTTGGTCTCCATGACCGAAGAAGCGCGGCGCGGCGCGGGCGGCTTGGCACTCGCCCCCTGGATGCGTATCCCCGGTACCGGCATTAACACCGAACCCTATCGGGACGCCACAACCATCCGCGATGCCTCACACCGCCCAGGTTGGTTTCATGTCTATGTCTGTAGTTCGCGTCCCCCGCTCACCGATCAGAGCATCAACCGGCGTTACAAATACGCCCGCGATTACGTGACGAACGCTGCTAACAAAGACACCTACGCCTTTGACGCCGAAGGAATTCGCCTCTGCACAATCAACGAAAAAGTGCGGTTCGGCGGCGCGGATATGAATGCTGTCGATCCCTCCTATGCAACGGATGCGGATCGCCTCGGCGTGAATCAGTACGATGCCGGCGGTCCCGGCGACTTCGTTGAAGTTGTTGTCTACTTCAACCACCCGTTGGTCACCCCACTTGGTCTGGGGCGCAACGATGGCAGCGGACCGTATGTCCTGCTTCAGGCGCGGCGCGTTATGATCAACGAGTCCTTCCGTACCGCCCGTGTCCTTGAACTCCCCGTACAGGGCTTCGCCACCTACGCGGCGACGGTGCCCGGCGGCGGCGGCGATCCGGGACCGCGTTCCCCCACGCCCATCCCCTCCGAGACGCCGGTGCCTAGCCGCACACCGCTGCCCACCAGCACGAACCTCCCAACGAGTACGCCCTCACCGGTGTGTACGAGCATCAGTGTGGAAGGCGGCGCATCGGGCATCGTCTTGGAAGGGCAGTATGCAAAGGTCACCTTCCGTAATCTCAACTTCGCCCCAGTGTTGATCAGTCAGGTGGATGTGAACTGGTGGGTGAAATCGCCCTACACTTCCATCTATCCGGGCGAAATGCGCATTACCGGACAAGGCACGGCACACTGGACGTATGACGGGGTTTCCCCTGCGCCCACCACGCCCACCACCTTTAATAACAGTTCGGTGGGCTGGATCAATGGCATTGCCCCCACCTACCTTAACCGCGCCGTCGCTGGCGCAAACGGCGACCCAGGCGGCGTGACGACGACATGGCAAATGCGCATGGTGAATGGCCCTGCCGACCTCACCACGCACTATTCGCCTGCCTCCGTCCTCGGACGGATCACCTTCCGGCTTGATCTCGGTGGCGGTACTACCTGTGATATCACTGTTGGCGATGTACCACCCCCGCCGGAAACTCCAACGCCGGTTGTTTGTACCGATTCGTTGCTCTATTCGCTCAGCTTCGTCGCCTTCCAGTCCTTTGGCGTCGTGCGCTACCAGTTCCGTAACAACGATACGGTGCCGCGTGCGATTACCTCCTTCAACTTCAACTGGAAGTCCTACTTCTCAGGAATGAACCTTGCCCGCATTGCGGCGAAAGGAAGTTCCGCCTTCTCGCCGGATACCGTCGTCATGTGGCAGGCTTCGCCGGGCGATAGCTCGCCGCCAACCGCCTCTGACCGCACCCAAACGGAGTGGGGTTCATCGCCCATCTTCGCCCCCGGTGAAAGCGGCGCCATCTGGCTAGACTTTGACGGCACGAACGGTAACTTGCAGGCGGAAAACCCAAGCCAAGCCTTCGTCTCCGATTTCAACGGATCGTATGTCCAACTGAGCGACAGCAGCACTTGTCGGGTCAGCCTCCCCGATGCGGCAACGCCTATCGGCACGGCAACCTACACGCTGACGCCCTCACGGACGCCGACCTTGACGCCATCCTTGACGCCCTCACGGACGCTCACCCTGACTCCATCGCTAACGCGGACGCCATCCTTGACGCCCTCACGGACGCTGACGCTGACGCCATCGCTGACGCCCTCACGGACAATCACTCTGACGCCAAGTCGGACGTTCACACCAACGCAAACGCTGACGCCCTCACGGACGCCAACGATCACCCCGTCGCGGACGATCACGATCACGATCACCCCGTCCCTGACGCGGACGATCACCTTGACGCCCTCGCGGACGCTGACCCGGACGCCCTCATTGACGCCCTCGCGGACGCTGACTTTGACGCCCTCATTGACGCCCTCGCGGACGCTGACGCTGACGCCATCGCGGACGCCCTCACGGACGATCACCCTGACGCCATCGCGGACGCCATCGCGGACGCCATCGCGGACGCCATCGTTGACACCATCGCCAAGTCTGACGTCCTCACGGACGCCGACCTTGACGCCATCGTTGACGCCCTCGCGCACGCTGACGCCCTCACCAACGCTCTCGCGGACGCCCTCGCGGACGCCCTCGCTGACGCCATCGCGGACGCCCTCGCTGACGCCCTCACCGACGCCAACCGTCGCCTCGTCCCCGACGCTGCCAAACGAGGCGAACTTGGGCATCACCAAGACACCGAACCGTGCTGGATCGCCACCAGAATATGATCCTGCGGAAGCTGCCGTCTACACGATTGTGGTGACCAACGCTGGTCCTGCCGCCGTGACCGGGGCTACCGTAAGTGACCTGTTCACCGGGGGAAATGTCCCGCTGACCCAAACGTGGTCTTGCACCACGACGGGCGGCGCGACCTGCGCCAGCGGCGTGCGCACGGGCAACCTTGCCGATACGGTGAACATCCCTGTCGGTGGCACGATCACCTACACCCTGACGGTCACCTTCCGTCCGGGAGACGTGAACAAGACCTTCGCGAACACAGCAACCGTGACACCGCCAGGAGGGATCACCGATCCAAACATGGCGAACAACTCGGTGTCCAGATCGGTGAAGGTTGTTTCTAGCTGCGGTGTGGACTGCTAA
- a CDS encoding NADH:flavin oxidoreductase: MSDAPPRYPRIAQLHTAEAFRAHCQSLGVALPFSADLTPLGTPFTADGLPLGNRFAILPMEGWDGTADGRPTELTFRRWERFGRSGAALIWGGEAVAVRHDGRANPNQLLLNDATAEGIAHLRQRLLTAHAEDEHSDPAALLIGLQLTHSGRFARPNDKKRLEPRTLYRHPVLDGKFGISDDAPLLSDEEIAALVEDMVRAAVLAAQIGFQFVDIKHCHGYLGHEFLSAIDRPGRYGGSFENRTRFLREIVSGMRAAAPSLRIGVRLSAFDMLPYKPDANRIGTPETGAPYRYAFGGDERGGIALAETHAFLDLCESLGVRLICTTAGSPYYNPHIQRPAAFPPSDGYLPPEDPLIGVARQIGVTAALKAAHPGLTFVGSGYSYLQDWLAAVGAGAVAAGGVDSIGLGRMALSYPDFPHHVLRGEFQRKKVCRTFSDCTTAPRQGMVSGCYPLDPFYKARPEYALLQAMKKEKG; encoded by the coding sequence ATGAGCGACGCCCCACCCCGCTATCCACGCATAGCCCAACTGCACACCGCTGAGGCGTTCCGCGCCCACTGCCAGTCCCTCGGCGTGGCGCTCCCATTTTCCGCCGATCTCACCCCGCTTGGGACGCCCTTCACCGCCGATGGGCTGCCGCTTGGCAACCGTTTTGCGATTTTGCCGATGGAAGGGTGGGACGGCACGGCGGATGGACGCCCTACAGAGTTAACCTTCCGCCGTTGGGAGCGCTTTGGACGTTCCGGCGCGGCGCTCATCTGGGGCGGGGAGGCGGTGGCGGTGCGCCATGATGGGCGGGCGAATCCGAATCAACTTTTGCTGAACGATGCCACTGCTGAGGGCATTGCTCACTTGCGCCAGCGCCTGCTCACCGCCCACGCCGAAGATGAACATAGCGACCCCGCTGCACTCCTCATTGGCTTGCAGTTGACTCATTCGGGGCGCTTTGCCCGCCCGAACGACAAAAAACGCCTTGAGCCTCGCACGCTCTATCGTCACCCCGTGCTGGATGGGAAGTTTGGGATCAGCGACGACGCTCCGCTTTTGAGCGATGAGGAAATCGCCGCCCTTGTGGAGGACATGGTACGCGCCGCCGTCCTTGCCGCGCAGATCGGCTTTCAGTTTGTCGATATTAAACATTGTCACGGCTACTTGGGGCATGAATTCCTCAGCGCGATAGATCGCCCCGGACGGTATGGGGGGAGCTTCGAGAATCGGACGCGCTTTCTGCGGGAAATTGTTAGCGGGATGCGCGCCGCCGCGCCCTCACTGCGGATCGGCGTCCGCCTGAGCGCCTTTGATATGCTCCCCTACAAGCCCGATGCAAATCGCATTGGGACGCCAGAGACAGGCGCACCCTACCGTTATGCCTTTGGCGGCGACGAGAGGGGAGGCATAGCCCTTGCCGAAACGCACGCCTTTCTTGATCTATGCGAATCGCTTGGTGTTCGGCTGATCTGTACGACGGCGGGGAGTCCCTATTACAACCCGCACATCCAGCGTCCGGCGGCGTTTCCCCCTTCGGATGGCTATTTGCCGCCAGAAGACCCGCTGATTGGCGTGGCGCGTCAGATTGGCGTCACCGCCGCACTGAAAGCGGCACATCCGGGGCTGACTTTCGTTGGATCGGGTTATTCCTATTTGCAGGATTGGTTGGCGGCGGTGGGGGCGGGGGCGGTGGCAGCCGGAGGTGTTGATAGCATTGGTTTGGGGCGCATGGCGCTTTCCTACCCCGACTTCCCGCACCATGTCCTTCGTGGTGAATTCCAACGGAAGAAGGTTTGTCGGACGTTCAGCGATTGCACCACCGCGCCGCGTCAGGGGATGGTATCGGGGTGCTACCCACTTGATCCGTTTTACAAAGCACGTCCAGAGTACGCCCTTTTGCAAGCGATGAAAAAGGAGAAGGGCTAG
- a CDS encoding FHA domain-containing protein — MKPINLTMTLTRTNGQHIMTFTTATRKVYTLAIYVGNESSAPMRLRVDRVALVGRQDAQAECYPDLDLGPFGARDAGVSRRHAQFVITQGRLYLSDLGSVNGTRVNGVKLAANDPQLVRDGDQVECGKLRMIVYIVEGA, encoded by the coding sequence TTGAAACCAATCAACCTTACCATGACCCTAACACGGACGAACGGGCAGCACATCATGACTTTCACAACAGCAACTCGAAAAGTGTACACATTGGCAATCTATGTGGGCAACGAATCCTCCGCCCCAATGCGTCTGCGGGTGGATCGGGTGGCGCTCGTGGGGCGGCAAGACGCGCAAGCCGAATGTTACCCCGATCTTGATCTCGGTCCCTTTGGGGCGCGGGATGCCGGCGTTTCGCGGCGGCACGCCCAATTTGTGATCACCCAGGGGCGTTTATACCTAAGCGACCTTGGCAGCGTCAACGGGACGCGGGTGAACGGCGTCAAACTTGCCGCCAACGACCCGCAGCTTGTGCGCGATGGCGATCAGGTTGAATGTGGTAAACTGCGCATGATTGTTTACATTGTTGAGGGAGCGTGA
- a CDS encoding dihydrodipicolinate synthase family protein — protein sequence MIPPLPLRPQRTIHSISAILLPFTAEGSPDWDGFAAHVERTAAAGLAPAVNMDTGFGNLLDPETRERALALTGQIMDGRLFVAGAFVGDTPGAAFDLPAYARASAQIVRHGGTPVILQSYGLTGGTSEAIIDAYTQIGAACGAFIAFELGTMFAPFGAIYDLDTYARLMAIPQCQGAKHSSLRRDLEWARLALRDHQRPDFKVYTGNDLAIDMVMYGSDYLLGLSTFAPDLFAQRDAWWAAGDARFYELNDLLQYLGFFVFRPPVPAYKHSAAQFLKLRGWISADRTHPQSSMRPDSDLPILRDILSRLEGYQS from the coding sequence ATGATCCCACCGCTTCCCTTGCGCCCGCAGCGCACCATCCACAGTATATCCGCCATTCTTCTTCCCTTCACCGCCGAAGGCAGCCCCGATTGGGATGGCTTTGCCGCCCATGTGGAACGTACTGCCGCTGCTGGTCTTGCTCCGGCGGTGAATATGGATACCGGTTTCGGCAACCTGCTTGATCCTGAAACACGGGAGCGAGCGTTGGCGCTCACGGGGCAAATCATGGATGGGCGATTGTTCGTCGCCGGGGCGTTTGTGGGCGATACCCCAGGTGCGGCGTTTGATCTCCCCGCCTATGCGCGGGCGTCTGCTCAGATTGTCCGTCATGGGGGGACGCCAGTGATCCTTCAATCCTATGGGCTAACGGGCGGCACGTCCGAGGCGATCATCGACGCCTACACGCAGATTGGCGCGGCGTGCGGGGCGTTCATCGCCTTTGAATTGGGGACGATGTTCGCTCCCTTCGGCGCGATCTATGATCTGGACACCTACGCCCGCCTTATGGCAATTCCTCAGTGTCAAGGGGCAAAACATTCCTCGCTGCGGCGGGATTTGGAGTGGGCGCGGCTGGCGCTGCGCGATCACCAGCGCCCCGATTTTAAGGTCTACACGGGGAACGACCTTGCCATTGATATGGTGATGTACGGGAGCGATTACCTGCTCGGGCTTAGCACCTTCGCCCCCGATCTATTCGCTCAGCGTGATGCGTGGTGGGCGGCGGGAGATGCCCGCTTTTACGAACTGAACGATCTGTTGCAATACCTCGGCTTTTTCGTTTTTCGTCCACCTGTCCCCGCCTATAAGCACAGCGCGGCACAATTCCTCAAGCTGCGCGGGTGGATCAGCGCGGATCGCACGCACCCACAATCCTCCATGCGCCCCGACAGCGATCTCCCCATACTGCGGGATATACTGTCCCGCTTGGAGGGTTATCAATCATGA